The Corynebacterium simulans genome contains a region encoding:
- a CDS encoding acetyl/propionyl/methylcrotonyl-CoA carboxylase subunit alpha, translating into MISAVLIANRGEIAVRIARAARDLGIRSIAIYSEADAGALHTRVADEAYALPGNTAADTYMNVPALLDIAVRAGADAIHPGYGFLSENADFARAVASAGLTWIGPTPESIELLGDKIAARRVAEEVGAPLAPGTSDPIDDWQEARAFAEKHGLPIAIKAAYGGGGRGLKVVENLEDIEAAFNSAGREAKEAFGRAECYVEKFLTHPRHVEAQILADTHGNVAVLGTRDCSTQRRFQKLIEEAPAPALSDEQRKGIHEGARAICAKVGYTGAGTVEYIVSEDGTISFLEVNTRVQVEHPVTEVVTGVDIIAEQFRIAAGEPLSISTDPESTGHAFEFRINAEDILNGFAPCPGTIVRFEPPTGPGIRVDAGVRSGSIVPPYYDSLIAKLLVWGPTREIALARAKHALEEFDIEGVRTVLPFHRDMVSSQVLADHGDAETRAGIYTDWLDHNYRPSAEATSHIAPVEAIYAKRTQVAIEIDGKLVSVGLPERLLSGVAAGAAPSGTAGNAASAGEGGSTEGAVTAPYDANLVAWNVADGDTVEEGDDIATIEAMKMESAVKAPCGGTIKLLAKEGDRLDPSKVIATID; encoded by the coding sequence ATGATTTCTGCAGTCCTTATTGCAAACCGCGGCGAAATCGCCGTCCGCATCGCTCGCGCCGCCCGCGATCTGGGTATTCGCTCCATCGCCATCTACTCCGAGGCAGACGCAGGCGCCCTACATACCCGCGTGGCCGACGAGGCCTACGCCCTGCCCGGCAACACCGCGGCCGATACCTATATGAATGTCCCGGCATTGCTGGACATTGCGGTTCGCGCCGGCGCTGATGCCATCCACCCGGGCTATGGCTTCCTTTCTGAAAACGCTGACTTTGCCCGCGCCGTCGCCAGTGCGGGCCTGACCTGGATCGGCCCAACCCCAGAATCCATCGAACTGCTCGGTGACAAAATTGCGGCCCGCCGCGTGGCCGAGGAGGTCGGCGCTCCTCTGGCACCGGGCACCTCGGATCCGATTGATGACTGGCAGGAGGCCCGGGCCTTCGCCGAAAAGCACGGTCTACCGATTGCCATCAAAGCTGCATATGGTGGCGGTGGACGCGGCCTAAAGGTCGTGGAAAACTTGGAAGACATTGAGGCAGCTTTCAACTCTGCAGGCCGCGAGGCTAAGGAAGCCTTCGGCCGCGCAGAGTGCTACGTGGAGAAGTTCCTGACTCACCCACGCCACGTCGAGGCGCAAATCCTCGCCGATACCCACGGCAACGTCGCCGTGCTCGGCACCCGCGATTGCTCCACGCAGCGCCGCTTCCAGAAGCTCATCGAGGAAGCCCCTGCCCCAGCGCTTAGCGACGAACAGCGCAAGGGCATCCACGAAGGCGCACGCGCCATCTGTGCCAAGGTGGGGTATACCGGTGCCGGCACCGTGGAGTACATCGTTTCTGAGGACGGCACCATCTCCTTCCTCGAGGTCAACACCCGTGTGCAGGTTGAGCACCCGGTCACTGAGGTGGTCACCGGCGTCGACATCATTGCCGAGCAGTTCCGCATCGCAGCGGGTGAGCCACTTTCCATCTCGACAGATCCGGAATCCACCGGCCACGCTTTCGAATTCCGCATCAACGCCGAGGACATCCTGAACGGCTTTGCGCCATGCCCTGGCACCATCGTGCGCTTTGAGCCGCCGACGGGCCCTGGCATCCGCGTTGACGCCGGCGTGCGCTCCGGCTCCATCGTGCCGCCTTATTACGACTCACTGATTGCCAAGCTACTGGTGTGGGGCCCAACTCGTGAGATCGCCCTGGCTCGTGCAAAGCACGCGCTCGAGGAGTTCGATATCGAAGGCGTGCGCACCGTCCTGCCTTTCCACCGCGACATGGTCTCCTCCCAGGTCCTGGCCGATCACGGCGATGCTGAGACACGAGCCGGTATCTACACCGACTGGTTGGACCACAACTACCGCCCTTCTGCAGAGGCTACGAGCCACATCGCGCCGGTGGAAGCCATCTATGCCAAGCGCACCCAGGTGGCCATCGAAATCGACGGCAAGCTGGTTAGCGTTGGTCTGCCAGAGCGTCTGCTTTCCGGTGTGGCTGCCGGCGCTGCACCATCTGGCACGGCAGGCAACGCAGCATCTGCCGGTGAGGGCGGCAGCACGGAGGGTGCTGTCACCGCGCCTTACGACGCCAACCTCGTGGCCTGGAACGTCGCCGACGGCGACACCGTCGAAGAAGGCGATGACATCGCCACCATCGAGGCTATGAAGATGGAATCTGCTGTAAAGGCTCCATGCGGCGGCACGATCAAGCTGTTGGCCAAGGAAGGCGACCGCTTGGATCCGTCGAAGGTTATCGCGACTATCGACTAA
- a CDS encoding gluconokinase, with protein sequence MGVSSCGKSTVGQLLGGQVGLVFRDGDDMHPAANIEKMSAGHALNDADRWPWLEAIGQWMQGQTEGAIVGCSALKRSYRDLIRTHAPDTVFVHLHGSYELLLERMQNRAGHFMPVSLLQSQFETLEPLDEDEPGIVLDVAQSPAELAAEAARYLRG encoded by the coding sequence ATGGGAGTGTCCAGCTGCGGGAAATCCACGGTGGGGCAGCTGCTGGGAGGTCAGGTCGGCCTCGTCTTTAGGGACGGCGACGACATGCATCCGGCCGCCAACATTGAAAAGATGTCCGCGGGGCACGCGCTTAACGACGCCGACCGCTGGCCCTGGCTCGAAGCAATCGGGCAGTGGATGCAGGGGCAAACCGAAGGCGCCATCGTGGGATGCTCAGCGCTTAAGCGTTCGTACCGGGATCTGATTCGCACCCATGCGCCGGATACAGTCTTCGTTCATCTGCACGGCAGCTACGAACTTTTGCTGGAGCGCATGCAAAACCGTGCAGGCCACTTCATGCCGGTATCGCTTTTGCAATCGCAGTTCGAAACGCTTGAACCGCTCGATGAGGACGAGCCGGGGATAGTGCTCGACGTCGCACAAAGCCCCGCAGAATTAGCTGCCGAAGCAGCGAGATATCTGCGGGGCTAG
- a CDS encoding 5-oxoprolinase/urea amidolyase family protein, protein MHIHPVGTRALLVELDDLSQVMTWHEALTAQPLKDQVDAIAAATTLLLTFNTPNSAHAAAELLEDFRPSARSVEEPRLVEIDVLYDGADLDEAADLLGMSREGLIDWHTSTEWLAAFGGFAPGFTYCTPADASRGVDIPRRSTPRTAVPNGAVGIAGNFSAVYPRVSPGGWQLLGTTSTPMWESDAQPPALVQPGDHVRYRAVSSLPDIVSTTPFGRRTPARLPRMEVIDPGLVTLFQDQGRPGRGNLGVTPSGAADQAAAATANVAVGNPRGATVLENIGGIRLRALTDTVICVTGAQARVVLEEMPVHLARPVLVTAGSTVRVEPATYGMRSYIAIRGGIVADSELSSASTDVLSGLGPAPVRLGDIIGVLPRSTAMTDAQLTNPLRVTEGSRGQTEGVLRCVLGPRDDWFTKESLEKFLNTEWEVTPQSNRVGLRLRASDDATLSRARSGELPSEGMVAGSVQVPPSGEPVVFLRDHAVTGGYPVIATVLEEDIDIAAQLPPGATVRFELATTI, encoded by the coding sequence ATGCACATTCACCCCGTAGGAACCCGCGCGTTGCTCGTGGAGTTGGATGATCTTTCCCAGGTCATGACCTGGCACGAGGCACTTACTGCGCAGCCACTGAAAGACCAAGTCGATGCGATTGCCGCAGCGACTACCCTATTGCTCACCTTTAATACCCCAAACTCGGCGCATGCCGCCGCCGAGCTCTTGGAGGATTTCCGCCCTTCCGCACGCTCCGTGGAGGAGCCACGCTTGGTAGAGATCGACGTGCTTTACGACGGCGCGGATCTAGACGAAGCTGCCGACCTGCTCGGCATGTCCCGCGAGGGGCTTATCGACTGGCATACCTCAACCGAGTGGCTTGCTGCCTTCGGCGGCTTTGCCCCAGGCTTTACGTATTGCACCCCGGCAGATGCCTCCCGCGGCGTCGACATCCCGCGTCGCTCTACCCCGCGTACCGCGGTGCCGAATGGTGCGGTAGGCATCGCCGGTAACTTCTCCGCGGTCTACCCGCGCGTCTCCCCCGGCGGCTGGCAGCTGCTAGGCACCACCTCGACCCCGATGTGGGAATCGGATGCGCAGCCGCCGGCGCTGGTGCAGCCCGGCGACCACGTGCGCTACCGTGCCGTCAGCTCCCTGCCAGACATCGTGTCCACCACCCCGTTTGGCCGCCGTACCCCGGCGCGCCTGCCACGCATGGAAGTCATCGACCCAGGCCTTGTCACCCTCTTCCAGGACCAAGGCCGCCCGGGTCGTGGCAACTTAGGCGTTACCCCTTCGGGCGCGGCTGACCAGGCAGCAGCGGCCACCGCCAACGTCGCGGTGGGCAACCCGCGCGGTGCGACGGTGCTGGAAAACATCGGCGGCATTCGCCTGCGTGCCCTAACTGATACCGTCATTTGCGTCACCGGCGCCCAGGCCCGCGTGGTCCTCGAGGAGATGCCGGTGCACCTCGCGCGCCCCGTACTAGTTACCGCGGGTTCCACCGTGCGCGTTGAGCCCGCCACCTACGGCATGCGCTCGTACATCGCCATCCGCGGCGGCATCGTGGCCGATAGCGAGTTGAGCTCCGCGTCCACCGACGTGCTCTCCGGGCTGGGCCCGGCGCCGGTGCGCCTAGGCGACATCATCGGCGTGTTGCCGCGTTCTACCGCCATGACCGACGCGCAGCTAACGAACCCGCTGCGCGTAACCGAAGGGTCCCGGGGACAGACCGAGGGCGTGCTGCGCTGCGTGCTGGGTCCGCGTGATGACTGGTTCACCAAGGAATCCCTCGAGAAATTCTTAAATACCGAATGGGAAGTTACTCCACAGTCCAACCGCGTCGGCCTGCGCCTTAGGGCCAGCGACGATGCGACCTTGTCACGGGCGCGCTCCGGCGAGCTCCCGAGCGAAGGAATGGTCGCCGGCTCCGTCCAGGTTCCGCCATCGGGTGAGCCGGTAGTCTTCCTGCGCGACCACGCCGTCACCGGCGGCTACCCCGTTATTGCCACCGTCCTCGAAGAAGACATTGATATCGCCGCACAGCTTCCACCGGGAGCCACGGTCCGCTTCGAACTCGCTACAACTATTTAA
- a CDS encoding ribokinase: protein MTAKQPRCVVVGSINADLMISVERHPTPGETLIGSGGEVLAGGKGANQAVAAARQGASISFVGAVGDDAYAGPAMELLEASGVDLSHVEHLKSTTTGLAVIEVAADGENTIVVVPGANAQVDAEFVQQHACAMHKADLVLLQGEIPAAGFQKAVELARAVGARVVVNLAPVVDVDKQALLQADPLVVNEHEAGLVLKQLGAQTPGDEPEELVDCLRAEGFAAVVLTLGPRGAIVADAEGITPIPTPQIKAVDTTGAGDAFTGALVAKLLQGAMLTDAAHHAARVGAFAALGRGAQPSYPDLKAQLP, encoded by the coding sequence ATGACTGCAAAACAGCCGCGATGCGTAGTCGTCGGCTCGATCAACGCCGACTTGATGATTAGCGTGGAACGCCACCCCACCCCGGGCGAGACACTCATCGGCAGCGGTGGCGAGGTGCTCGCCGGCGGCAAGGGCGCAAACCAAGCGGTAGCTGCGGCACGCCAAGGCGCCAGCATCTCATTCGTGGGTGCAGTCGGCGATGATGCCTACGCAGGCCCAGCCATGGAACTGCTAGAAGCATCGGGCGTCGATCTCAGCCACGTCGAACACCTCAAGTCCACCACCACGGGCCTTGCGGTAATCGAGGTCGCAGCCGACGGCGAGAACACCATCGTTGTGGTCCCCGGCGCGAATGCGCAGGTGGACGCTGAGTTCGTTCAACAGCACGCGTGTGCAATGCACAAGGCAGACTTGGTGCTACTACAGGGCGAGATTCCCGCCGCCGGTTTCCAGAAGGCGGTCGAACTCGCACGCGCGGTAGGCGCCCGGGTGGTGGTGAACCTGGCGCCGGTGGTGGACGTCGATAAGCAGGCGCTCCTGCAGGCAGACCCGCTCGTGGTTAACGAACACGAGGCGGGGTTGGTGCTCAAGCAACTGGGTGCGCAGACGCCGGGCGATGAACCAGAGGAACTCGTAGACTGCCTGCGCGCCGAAGGCTTTGCCGCGGTGGTGTTAACGCTTGGACCGCGCGGAGCCATCGTGGCGGATGCCGAGGGCATCACGCCAATTCCCACCCCACAGATCAAAGCGGTGGACACAACGGGCGCCGGCGACGCGTTCACAGGCGCGCTCGTGGCGAAGCTCCTACAAGGGGCCATGCTTACCGACGCCGCCCATCACGCCGCCCGCGTCGGCGCCTTCGCCGCGCTGGGCCGCGGCGCCCAGCCTTCCTACCCGGATCTAAAAGCGCAGCTTCCTTAA
- a CDS encoding fructose-specific PTS transporter subunit EIIC, which produces MSTSQSRPRLLAITACPTGIAHTYMAAENLEAAAQKLGYELKVETHGSIGIEGKFSQADIDAADAVVIAADTVVAKDRFVGKRLVATGVDEAISRPEALLGRALEATALTSAEARRDSAESATPAGGRTEGTVDSGLRGFGQTLYKSLMNGVSHMIPFVVTGGLLIAVALSIGGTPTPEGIAIPEGSFWFTINQLGALSFSLMVPILSGYIAVGIADRPGLAPGLITGLIATTGSLYGSDAGAGFIGGIITGILSGYVALAIKKIPVGKYVAPIWPIIVIPILTTLIVGLAFIYIIGHPVAAAFEAMTDYLAGMQGSSVLILGAVIGAMIAFDMGGPFNKTAFLFGGGLIAAGNAAPMGMAATAIAVPPLAVGVATLVRRSWFNKAERDSGIAALFMGMFGITEGAIPLAAARPLQVIPANVIGGAVAGAIAGQLGVEDHVMHGGPIVALLGAVDNVGGFIIGLAAGILVDAALILLLVGITAKKGAAASEATPTEGASDSDALLLPDTVALETTRGTNREDIIRELVASIAAAGRTSDAEALVDAALAREEQHSTGVGNGVAIPHARTAGVTRPTLAFARLPKPGIQWAEGEEATDLVFLIAVPEGSGNQHLKILSKLARRLMKEDFRAQLRAAGTREEVIDLVGDAVAVPTPAQ; this is translated from the coding sequence ATGAGTACATCGCAATCAAGGCCGCGGCTGCTTGCCATCACGGCCTGTCCTACGGGAATCGCACATACCTACATGGCGGCGGAAAACCTTGAGGCCGCGGCGCAGAAGCTGGGCTACGAGCTTAAGGTGGAAACCCACGGCTCCATTGGAATCGAGGGGAAGTTTTCGCAAGCAGACATCGATGCAGCAGACGCCGTTGTCATCGCGGCGGATACGGTGGTGGCTAAGGACCGCTTCGTCGGAAAGCGGCTCGTAGCTACCGGCGTAGACGAAGCCATTAGCCGCCCGGAGGCGCTGCTGGGCCGCGCACTGGAGGCAACGGCGCTAACTTCAGCCGAGGCCCGGCGTGACTCCGCCGAGAGCGCCACCCCGGCGGGAGGCCGCACGGAAGGTACTGTCGATTCGGGGCTGCGCGGCTTTGGCCAGACGCTATATAAGTCCCTGATGAATGGCGTCAGCCACATGATCCCCTTCGTGGTCACGGGCGGTCTGCTCATCGCGGTCGCACTGTCCATCGGCGGCACCCCTACCCCGGAAGGCATCGCCATTCCGGAAGGCAGCTTCTGGTTCACCATTAATCAACTAGGTGCCCTGTCGTTTTCTTTGATGGTGCCGATTTTGTCCGGCTACATCGCCGTGGGCATTGCGGACCGCCCAGGTCTTGCACCGGGCCTTATCACTGGCCTTATCGCCACGACGGGTTCGCTCTACGGATCGGATGCGGGTGCCGGATTCATTGGCGGCATCATCACAGGTATCTTGTCCGGCTATGTTGCCCTGGCCATCAAGAAGATCCCGGTGGGCAAGTACGTCGCACCGATCTGGCCCATCATCGTCATTCCGATTCTCACCACACTCATCGTGGGCTTGGCGTTCATCTACATCATCGGTCATCCAGTCGCCGCTGCCTTCGAGGCCATGACGGATTACCTCGCCGGCATGCAGGGTTCCTCCGTGCTCATACTCGGCGCTGTCATCGGCGCGATGATTGCCTTCGACATGGGCGGGCCTTTCAACAAGACCGCCTTCCTCTTCGGTGGCGGCCTCATCGCGGCTGGCAACGCGGCACCGATGGGCATGGCGGCAACGGCGATTGCCGTGCCACCGCTAGCCGTCGGCGTCGCCACCTTGGTTCGCCGCAGCTGGTTCAACAAGGCCGAGCGCGATTCCGGTATCGCCGCCCTTTTCATGGGTATGTTCGGAATTACCGAGGGCGCGATTCCGCTCGCCGCTGCTCGTCCGCTGCAGGTCATTCCGGCTAACGTCATCGGCGGTGCCGTCGCGGGCGCCATCGCGGGACAGCTCGGCGTCGAGGATCACGTCATGCACGGCGGCCCGATCGTGGCGCTGCTGGGCGCCGTCGACAACGTTGGCGGATTCATCATCGGCCTGGCGGCCGGCATTCTTGTCGACGCCGCGCTTATCCTCCTACTCGTCGGTATCACCGCCAAGAAGGGTGCCGCGGCGTCGGAAGCAACTCCTACTGAAGGCGCCAGCGATAGCGATGCCCTGCTTCTGCCCGATACGGTCGCGCTTGAGACCACGCGTGGTACCAACCGCGAGGACATCATTCGCGAGCTCGTCGCTTCCATCGCAGCCGCCGGTCGCACTTCCGACGCCGAAGCGCTTGTCGACGCCGCACTAGCCCGCGAAGAGCAACACTCCACCGGCGTCGGCAATGGCGTTGCGATCCCGCACGCCCGCACTGCAGGAGTTACGCGCCCAACCCTGGCTTTCGCCCGTCTTCCCAAGCCCGGCATTCAGTGGGCCGAGGGCGAGGAGGCAACCGACCTGGTATTCCTCATCGCTGTTCCGGAAGGCTCCGGCAATCAGCATCTCAAGATTCTGTCGAAGCTGGCCCGCCGCCTGATGAAGGAAGATTTCCGCGCACAACTGCGTGCTGCGGGCACTCGCGAAGAGGTCATCGACCTGGTGGGCGATGCAGTCGCTGTTCCCACCCCGGCGCAATAG
- a CDS encoding GntP family permease, giving the protein METWEPVLTTGPLLGIAAAAVALILVMVIYFKVHAFIVLTIVSTLTALIAGIPLEGVVPTLTKGFGSTLGSVALLVGLGAMIGRLVETSGGAKSLADALVKLFGEDKAPFALGVASLIMGFPIFFDAGLIVMLPVIFAVARRLNGPVLAYGIPAAGAFSVMHIYLPPHPGPVAASEFYGADIGLILVFGLLVALPTWYLSGYRLGLHLGKKYPFVVGDILTGERVADEKLPEKPASPATVIGILLIPMLLIFGNTGLSALSSAGHISGDATWVKFFIFLGQTPIALLLTAIAAMIALGLKRGMDKTAIEKTMESSLGPICSVVLITGAGGMFGGVLRTSGIGDALADSMAGLGIPVILACYLIAVALRLAQGSATVALTTAAALMVPAVEAADYSAVQLALIVLATAAGSVFGSHVNDSGFWLVGRLMGMDVATTLRTWTLNQALVSFVGFVFVLIIFGITAAL; this is encoded by the coding sequence ATGGAAACCTGGGAGCCGGTGCTTACAACCGGCCCTCTGCTGGGGATAGCAGCTGCCGCGGTTGCCTTGATCCTGGTCATGGTGATCTACTTCAAGGTTCACGCATTCATCGTATTGACCATAGTTTCTACCCTGACTGCGCTTATTGCCGGTATCCCTCTTGAAGGCGTAGTACCGACGCTAACCAAGGGCTTCGGCTCAACGCTTGGTTCCGTTGCGCTGTTGGTTGGTTTGGGCGCCATGATCGGGCGCTTGGTTGAAACCTCCGGTGGCGCTAAATCGCTTGCCGACGCCCTGGTTAAACTCTTCGGCGAAGATAAAGCACCGTTTGCACTAGGCGTTGCCTCGCTGATTATGGGTTTCCCCATCTTCTTCGACGCTGGCTTGATCGTGATGCTGCCGGTGATCTTCGCAGTGGCGCGGCGCCTTAACGGCCCGGTCCTCGCCTACGGTATTCCCGCGGCCGGCGCGTTCTCAGTAATGCACATCTACCTTCCGCCCCACCCGGGCCCTGTCGCGGCCAGCGAATTCTATGGCGCTGACATCGGTCTCATTTTGGTCTTCGGCCTGCTGGTCGCGCTTCCTACGTGGTATCTCTCCGGCTACCGCCTGGGCCTGCACTTGGGCAAGAAGTACCCCTTCGTTGTCGGCGATATTTTGACCGGCGAACGCGTGGCGGATGAAAAGCTTCCGGAAAAGCCAGCCTCACCGGCGACGGTCATCGGAATTCTTCTTATTCCGATGCTCCTTATCTTTGGCAACACCGGCTTGTCGGCGCTTTCCTCCGCCGGTCACATTTCGGGCGATGCCACCTGGGTGAAATTCTTCATCTTCCTAGGCCAGACCCCCATCGCACTGCTCCTCACGGCGATTGCCGCGATGATTGCGCTCGGGCTCAAACGCGGAATGGATAAGACCGCGATCGAAAAGACCATGGAGTCTTCCCTGGGGCCGATTTGCTCAGTGGTGCTGATTACCGGTGCCGGCGGCATGTTCGGCGGCGTGCTACGCACTTCTGGAATCGGCGATGCTCTGGCTGATTCGATGGCAGGCCTCGGCATTCCTGTCATTCTTGCCTGCTACCTCATTGCGGTCGCGCTACGTCTTGCGCAGGGTTCTGCCACCGTGGCTCTTACTACTGCAGCAGCGCTCATGGTCCCGGCTGTGGAAGCAGCAGACTACTCTGCGGTGCAGCTTGCTCTTATCGTGCTTGCCACCGCCGCGGGTTCGGTCTTTGGCAGCCACGTCAATGACTCGGGCTTCTGGTTGGTCGGCCGCCTCATGGGCATGGACGTGGCAACCACGCTGCGCACGTGGACCCTCAACCAGGCACTCGTTTCCTTCGTCGGCTTCGTCTTCGTGCTTATTATCTTTGGGATTACTGCAGCGCTTTAG
- a CDS encoding amidohydrolase — protein sequence MTQLYESLETYLEKTKTQREELYKWFHQHPELSLQEAETKARIIKELEALGDVEVVDVGAGVVGILRNGAGQTVAMRADFDGLPVKEASGVDYASTATQISAKTGEEVPVGHMCGHDMHTTWLLTTIAFLAENREQWSGTFEAVFQPAEEIAEGGKDMVAAGITGKIPVPDVMLGQHVMGALPLGHVATNEGISFSQASTVKVTVRGVGSHGSMPEKGVDPIVLSSSIIMQLQTIVSRELPASERAVVSVGTIHGGTKSNVIPDKVVFELNTRCYSQEVEDHIHASIERIVNNQAAAAGAPEPSFEYSERFPVLDNDRDVTAKVTESMQTLLGEERTETFAPLSASEDFPDIPNAFGTPYCFWVVGGFPAPENAPGNHSPQFVPELHPTLEAGAEATVAALCPWLAV from the coding sequence ATGACGCAGCTGTATGAATCTTTGGAAACGTATCTGGAAAAGACCAAGACGCAGCGTGAGGAGCTTTATAAGTGGTTCCACCAGCACCCGGAGCTCTCGCTGCAGGAAGCCGAAACCAAGGCACGGATTATCAAAGAGCTGGAGGCGCTTGGCGACGTCGAGGTGGTCGACGTCGGGGCCGGCGTCGTCGGAATTCTGCGCAACGGCGCTGGCCAAACCGTGGCGATGCGTGCCGATTTCGACGGCTTGCCAGTGAAGGAAGCCTCCGGCGTGGACTATGCCTCCACTGCAACGCAGATCTCCGCTAAGACGGGCGAGGAAGTTCCGGTCGGGCACATGTGCGGCCACGATATGCACACCACGTGGCTGCTGACCACCATCGCATTCCTGGCAGAAAACCGCGAGCAGTGGTCCGGCACTTTCGAGGCCGTATTCCAGCCCGCCGAGGAGATTGCCGAGGGTGGCAAAGACATGGTTGCGGCGGGAATCACGGGCAAGATTCCGGTCCCCGATGTCATGCTGGGCCAGCACGTCATGGGCGCGCTGCCGCTGGGGCATGTTGCGACCAACGAGGGCATTAGCTTCTCCCAGGCTTCCACTGTGAAGGTAACTGTGCGCGGCGTCGGCTCGCATGGCTCCATGCCGGAGAAGGGCGTCGACCCAATCGTGCTTTCCTCCTCAATCATCATGCAGCTGCAGACAATTGTCTCCCGTGAGCTACCGGCCAGCGAGCGCGCGGTGGTCTCCGTGGGCACGATTCACGGCGGCACGAAGTCCAACGTGATTCCGGATAAAGTCGTGTTCGAGCTCAATACCCGCTGCTACTCGCAGGAAGTCGAAGACCACATCCATGCCTCGATCGAGCGCATTGTGAACAATCAGGCCGCCGCGGCGGGCGCGCCGGAGCCATCTTTCGAATACTCCGAACGCTTCCCGGTGCTGGACAATGACCGCGATGTAACTGCCAAGGTCACCGAGTCTATGCAGACCTTGTTGGGGGAGGAGCGCACGGAGACCTTCGCGCCTTTATCGGCCTCTGAGGATTTCCCGGACATTCCGAATGCCTTTGGCACACCGTATTGCTTCTGGGTCGTCGGCGGCTTCCCAGCTCCGGAGAATGCACCGGGCAATCACTCTCCGCAGTTCGTCCCTGAGCTGCACCCCACCCTGGAAGCAGGTGCGGAGGCCACGGTTGCTGCGCTTTGCCCTTGGCTCGCGGTTTAA
- a CDS encoding LamB/YcsF family protein: MSQLFIDLNADLGETTAGNPVADDAAMLKLVSSANVATGFHAGDPHSIAGTVRAAKEAGVVVGAHVGYNDPAAFGRRFIDYNPAELADEVTYQIGALEALARAHGTRVAYVKPHGAMYNAIVHHEAQATAVIDGIKAFGDIPVMLLPGGVAVEVAEARGLTVIREAFADRNYNPDGTLVSRTQDNAVLHSADDVVRRVLEVAETGAITAIDGSVLSVDAQSVCTHGDSPGAVEMLRGVVAELDARGIEIRSFI, translated from the coding sequence ATGAGCCAGCTCTTTATTGATCTCAATGCCGACCTCGGCGAGACCACCGCAGGCAATCCAGTCGCAGACGACGCAGCGATGCTCAAGCTGGTCTCCTCTGCCAACGTCGCCACCGGCTTCCACGCGGGTGACCCACACTCCATCGCCGGCACCGTCCGCGCAGCTAAAGAAGCGGGCGTCGTCGTTGGTGCACACGTGGGCTACAACGACCCAGCCGCGTTCGGCCGTCGCTTCATCGACTACAACCCGGCTGAGTTGGCAGACGAAGTCACCTATCAAATCGGCGCGCTTGAGGCGCTGGCCCGCGCACACGGCACACGCGTTGCCTACGTCAAGCCGCACGGCGCGATGTACAACGCCATCGTTCACCACGAAGCCCAGGCCACGGCAGTCATCGACGGCATCAAAGCCTTTGGAGATATCCCGGTCATGCTACTGCCGGGTGGCGTGGCAGTCGAGGTCGCCGAGGCACGCGGCCTGACTGTAATCCGCGAGGCCTTCGCCGACCGCAACTACAACCCCGACGGCACCCTGGTCTCGCGCACACAGGACAATGCTGTGCTGCACTCGGCAGACGACGTCGTAAGGCGCGTTCTCGAGGTGGCAGAAACCGGCGCCATCACCGCCATCGACGGCAGCGTCCTTAGCGTGGATGCGCAGTCCGTTTGCACCCACGGTGACTCCCCGGGCGCCGTGGAGATGCTGCGCGGCGTGGTAGCCGAGCTGGATGCCCGTGGCATTGAGATCCGGAGCTTTATCTAA
- a CDS encoding GntR family transcriptional regulator, with protein sequence MLSQSVASKIRDGISAGEFMPGQQLSEVKAAERFSCSRNTLREAFTELAAQRLVERIPNRGVFIATPDADYVRDLFIARAAIEPSGVLWGEFADPAALIELVTAARAAQERGEDQEVSNINQRFHRTLVASLNSPTLNEQMNNLLARMRLSFLLVIPRYPTLHAEHIEGNIRLSRLVADGKREKAAALLHDSLLRTCEKMLAVI encoded by the coding sequence ATGCTTTCTCAGTCCGTGGCGTCGAAAATTCGCGATGGCATCTCGGCCGGCGAGTTCATGCCTGGCCAACAGCTCAGCGAGGTGAAAGCCGCTGAGCGCTTCTCTTGTTCCCGCAATACTCTCCGCGAGGCCTTCACCGAGCTCGCTGCGCAACGCCTCGTGGAGCGCATCCCTAACCGAGGCGTCTTCATTGCGACGCCGGATGCCGATTACGTGCGCGACCTGTTCATCGCGCGCGCCGCTATCGAGCCCTCCGGTGTGCTGTGGGGCGAATTCGCCGACCCAGCAGCGTTGATTGAGCTTGTCACTGCTGCTCGCGCCGCGCAGGAACGCGGTGAGGACCAAGAAGTATCCAACATCAACCAGCGTTTTCACCGCACACTGGTGGCGTCGCTTAATTCCCCGACGCTTAACGAGCAGATGAACAACCTACTCGCACGGATGCGGCTGAGCTTCTTGCTCGTCATCCCGCGTTACCCCACCTTGCATGCTGAGCACATTGAGGGAAACATTCGCTTGTCCCGACTCGTTGCCGACGGAAAACGCGAAAAAGCTGCCGCGCTCTTGCACGACAGCCTGCTGCGCACCTGCGAGAAGATGCTCGCGGTCATCTAG